ACGTATGGAAAATATGTGCACCATATTTATGAACGTTTATGCCTTCTATGTTTTCACAATAAAGATTTCCTCCGAAATGTGAACGTTTATCTATAATTAGAACCTTTTTCCCTGCTTGTTTTGCTTTATAAGCAAAAACACTTCCATACAAACCAGCACCAATGATTAAAAAGTCATATTGCTTACTCATCCTATCATTTTTTTGATGTTTTTCTTTCTAAGAACTACTTTATACAGACCAATTAATTATTAAGAATCTGCTTTTCATAAGAATAAGCTAAGTTATATATGCTTAGTTTAGTTTTTTTTTAGATATCTAAGTTAAATTCTACGGTACGTTTGCGCTTAAATTTTGTCCAAAACTTATTGCGCGCTTTAAGAACAAGCCGTATACACTCTTCTTGGTTAAAACCACGTGCTTTAGCATATTCTTCAGCGATCAACATAAAGAAATCTGTTTGTCCCCATAATCTGGCAAAATTAGCACAGCCTTTTTCTATATCAACCTTCCCAAAAGACATCCTATTAATATCCACTAAGCTAAAATGATACTCTCCATCTATTTTCTCAAAAAGAATATTCCCTGGAGAATAGTCTTTATGATAAATGCTTGAATCATGTAGCTGAGCCGTGAATCTTGCAAAAGCTATCGCAACCTCCTTGCAATCATCAATATGAGCATTTCCAAACTCGTAGAATGAATGAGTATATGGAGATTGCACACTAATAAAGAAAGAGCAATGTATCAGGCCCCATTTCTTCATTTCAATATATGCGATGGGGTTGGGAGTTTCGAATCCTTTTTCAAGTATTTGCTGAGGATAAGTAAAAGCCCTCAGACCTTTACTCTTTCTAAAAAAAGTATAGACAAATCGATTAAACAGCATCGGTACCTTGTACCTTTTGACATTTATATCGGCATCTTCCACTCTAATAACTTTAATCTCATTCCGGCCTTTGTATATGGTATTCCCTTCATTCTCAAAAATATCTGGAACTGACTCTACAAAAGCGCGCAACGACTCAAATGCCGGATTTAGGATTAGCTTCATGCAATTAAAAAATTATGCTCTCGATTTTCTTAATAACCATATCAGGAGTAATAATGTTCAGACAAGCGTAATCTTTCCGATAACAAGATTTATTGCCAAAGACAGAACATGGGCGACAAGGAAGATCAACCTGAACAGCATTCATGGGTGATTGTTTCCAGCCCATAAATCCACAGTAAGGATGAGTTGCTCCCCAGACAGAGATTACAGGCGCATTAACCAAAGATGCCAGATGCATATTGGCAGAATCCATGGTAACCATAGCATCCAGATAGCTCATAAGTATCAGTTCGGTATTCATATTGAGTTTACCTATCAATGATGTTACAGTAGGATATTTACTTACCCAGGAAGATAAAACAGCCTCTTCATTCTGTCCTCCACCAAAAAGGAATATCTTTACACGAGGATCTTTTGCAAAATGAGCAATTACCGCTTCTTGCTTATCCAAGGGAAGCACTTTTCCTTTATGCTTGGCAAAAGGAGCTATTCCAATCCACTTAGAATCACCTTTTTCTCCTGTTATATTTTGTATCTGAGTAATATCTCCTCGCCCTTCACCGAATATTGAGGTAAAATTGAGCTGAATAGGAAAACCTAAAGCTTTAAAGACATCTGTATAACGACGGAAAGAGGATTTCTGATTCTCAAAAACCTTATGATATCTGTTGGTCAGCTTCTTCTTTCCCAGCCGACCTTTATGAATATAAGCTGTAGGAATGCCCATTAACTTGAAACGTAGACGAATCATCTTTGTACGAAGTACATCATGAAGATCGGCCACGTAATCAAAGTTCATCCCTTTCAGCTCATTGTAAAATAGTCTGTGTAAACCCAGAAGTCCTTTATGCTTACCGTGTAAATCGGCTCCCATAAAATGAACATTTCCAGGCAATCCTATAAAAAGCGGTTGGAGTATTGCACGACTCAATACGGTAAATTCATGTTCAGGATGCTGCAGAGCAAGCGAATGAATTACCGGGATAGTCATTGCCACATCACCTATCGCGGAAAAACGAATAATTAATATCTTAGCCATTATTACTTCTTAGCGTAAAGCACAGGATTAAGAGATGGATCGTTATACATCTTCATCTGTTTGTACACTTTCATGTACTTTTTACCCGTCTTTATGTCCTCAATCAGCTGATCGATGGCTGTAGATAAGTCATTCTTCTGTTCCAAAAGAATATTCAGTTTCTTCTGACATTGTTCGTGATGTTCAGGAGTAGTATCTGTACGTTCCACTTCCTGATTCATGTGATAAATCTTCAATGCAAGAATGGAAAGACGGTCGACCGCCCAAGCCGGACTTTCGGTATTAATCAATGCACCATCCAACGGTTTTACATCCTTATACTGATCATAGAAATAGCTATCAATCAGCTCAACCAAATCCGTACGATCCTGATTTGATTTGTCAATACGCCTCTTCAATGTAAGAGCTTCAACAGGATCAATCTGAGGATCACGAATGATATCTTCAAAATGCCATTGAACAGCATCTATCCAATTCTTTAAATATAAATAATACTCAATAGTCTTTAGCTCATAAGGATTATTTATAGGAGCATCTACACTATCTGTTACATGATAATTCTCTGTTGATTGAAAGAAAATTTCGTTGCAAAGGTTACTAAATGTCATAATCAGTCTTTTAAAGTAGAGCGCAAAACTATACATTCTTTCCCGAAGAAACAATTATTTGCACATTTAATTAGCTAAATGAGCAACTTTTAGTACTTTTGTAGTACTGCAATCTATCACAAAAGCAAACTGAATATGTCTATCAAATTAACCAATATATCAAAACTTTACGGGAATAGTGAAGTACTTCATAATGTTAGTTTTGAAGTGCGCCCCGGAGAGATTGCCGCTTTTCTTGGCCCGAACGGCGCCGGGAAATCTACCTGTATGAAAATAATAACCGGATGGCTGACTGACTTTACAGGCAATGTTACTGTGTGCGGATACGATATCAGAAAAGATCCTATCGGGGCTAAGCGGTGCATTGGTTACCTGCCGGAGAACAATCCTCTTTATCCGGAGATGTATGTCAGGGAATATCTGGAATATGTGGGGCAGATTTACAGAGTGGCTAACCTGCATGGACTGGTTGATGAGATGATTGAGCGTGTGAAACTTCAGGAAGTTCGCGGTAAGACTATCGGAACACTGTCCAAGGGATTCCGTCAGCGAGTGGGACTGGCGCAGGCTCTTCTGCATAATCCTGAGGTATTGATACTCGATGAGCCGTCTTCCGGACTTGATCCAAACCAACTAAGCGAGATTCATTCTCTTATTAAAGAGCTTGGCAAAGAGAAAACAATTCTGTTTTCTTCTCATTCACTACAGGAAGTTACTGATTTGTGCGAGCATGCCATCATCATTAACAAAGGTGCAATCGTAGCAGATGCTCAGATGAGTGAGCTAACCAAGGAGGAATCATTAGAAGATATTTTCAAAAGACTGACTATATGAAAGTAATTATTGATAATAAAATCCCTTATATTGAGGGGATAATAGAAAAACTGGGGGGCGGAACTCCCAACGAAGTGGTTTATGTTGCCGGGATGAAGTTTACCCCTGAAATAGTTCGTGATGCCGATGCTCTGATAATCCGCACCCGTACTCATTGCAACCGTGAATTGCTGGAAGGAAGCAAGGTGAGATTCATTGCCACAGCTACAATTGGTTATGATCATATTGATACTGCTTACTGCAAAGAGGCGGGAATCACCTGGGCCAATGCTCCGGGATGCAATTCCGGTTCCGTTGCGCAGTACATACACTCAGCACTCTTACTTCTGCAAAAAGAAAAAGGTTTTACCTTGAAAGGCAAATGCATTGGTGTTGTTGGGGTAGGAAACGTAGGAAGCAAGGTTTGCCGTGTGGCGCAATCACTTGGAATGAAGGTGTTAATGAACGATCTTCCTCGTGCCGATAAGGAAGGCGATGCAATATTTACTGATCTGGAGACCATTGCAAGGGAGTGTGATGTTATCACATTCCATACCCCACTGAACAGAGAAGGTAAATACAAAACTTACCACCTGGCAGATAATGCTTTCTTTAGCTCGCTGGGAAAGAAACCTATAATCATAAATACCTCCCGCGGTGAGGTTACAGAGACCACTGCCCTACTTTCGGCTTTAGATAATAAGTTGATTAGTGAAGCAATTATTGATGTCTGGGAACAGGAACCTGCAATCAGTCTTGAATTGTTAGGCAAGGTCTTTATTGGAACTCCTCACATAGCCGGATATTCTGCCGACGGAAAAGCGAATGCCACCCGCATGTCGCTGGAATCCTTATGCAAGTTCTTTGGCGTTGCACCTGCTTTTGATGTGCAACCTCCCAAGCCGGAGAATCCAGTTATTAAGGCCTCAACGGAAGCAGAAGCCTATTTGCAGATCTACAATCCGAAGCGTGACAGCGATGCCTTGAAAGCAAATCCCGAACTATTTGAGCAACTACGCGGAGATTACCCGTTAAGGAGAGAAAAAGAAGCGTATTCTTTTCAGATTGTATAACCAAAGATCAAAAATATCTTGTACAAAAGAATGAATTGTTCTGTACAAAACAAATCATTCTTTTGTACAGAAGATTGCATTCTTTTGTACAAGGGCACAAAAACCTCCGGAGAAAGAATAAAAATAGTCCGCCGTTGCCCATAAAAAAAGCCTCCATAAAAATGGAGGCCTTCTCATTCTAACAAAAAACACCTGATAACAACGAACGAACTATTTTATATAGGGCTTCAACAACTCTTTCCAAACCAGATATCCCGGGGCTAAGAGATGAAGACCATCATTTGTGTATTTTTTATCCAGGCTTTGAGTTCCCTGAGCTAACAAGTGAGAATAGATATCTATATAGATACATCCGTTTTCTTTTGCAAGCTGCTTCAGACCTTTATTAATATCAAGTATCACCTGAGTCTTGTTGTGCACCTTAGGAAAGCGCGTAAATTCATCGTTCACCGGAAGCAGACTCTGTATATAAAGTTTCGTTTTTGGAGAACCCGACTTAATCTTGCTCACCAATTGCTTATACATAACCAAAACACTATCGGCTGTCAGGTC
This genomic interval from uncultured Bacteroides sp. contains the following:
- a CDS encoding lipopolysaccharide kinase InaA family protein translates to MKLILNPAFESLRAFVESVPDIFENEGNTIYKGRNEIKVIRVEDADINVKRYKVPMLFNRFVYTFFRKSKGLRAFTYPQQILEKGFETPNPIAYIEMKKWGLIHCSFFISVQSPYTHSFYEFGNAHIDDCKEVAIAFARFTAQLHDSSIYHKDYSPGNILFEKIDGEYHFSLVDINRMSFGKVDIEKGCANFARLWGQTDFFMLIAEEYAKARGFNQEECIRLVLKARNKFWTKFKRKRTVEFNLDI
- the pdxB gene encoding 4-phosphoerythronate dehydrogenase PdxB; translated protein: MKVIIDNKIPYIEGIIEKLGGGTPNEVVYVAGMKFTPEIVRDADALIIRTRTHCNRELLEGSKVRFIATATIGYDHIDTAYCKEAGITWANAPGCNSGSVAQYIHSALLLLQKEKGFTLKGKCIGVVGVGNVGSKVCRVAQSLGMKVLMNDLPRADKEGDAIFTDLETIARECDVITFHTPLNREGKYKTYHLADNAFFSSLGKKPIIINTSRGEVTETTALLSALDNKLISEAIIDVWEQEPAISLELLGKVFIGTPHIAGYSADGKANATRMSLESLCKFFGVAPAFDVQPPKPENPVIKASTEAEAYLQIYNPKRDSDALKANPELFEQLRGDYPLRREKEAYSFQIV
- a CDS encoding DUF4254 domain-containing protein; its protein translation is MTFSNLCNEIFFQSTENYHVTDSVDAPINNPYELKTIEYYLYLKNWIDAVQWHFEDIIRDPQIDPVEALTLKRRIDKSNQDRTDLVELIDSYFYDQYKDVKPLDGALINTESPAWAVDRLSILALKIYHMNQEVERTDTTPEHHEQCQKKLNILLEQKNDLSTAIDQLIEDIKTGKKYMKVYKQMKMYNDPSLNPVLYAKK
- a CDS encoding glycosyltransferase family 9 protein, with the translated sequence MAKILIIRFSAIGDVAMTIPVIHSLALQHPEHEFTVLSRAILQPLFIGLPGNVHFMGADLHGKHKGLLGLHRLFYNELKGMNFDYVADLHDVLRTKMIRLRFKLMGIPTAYIHKGRLGKKKLTNRYHKVFENQKSSFRRYTDVFKALGFPIQLNFTSIFGEGRGDITQIQNITGEKGDSKWIGIAPFAKHKGKVLPLDKQEAVIAHFAKDPRVKIFLFGGGQNEEAVLSSWVSKYPTVTSLIGKLNMNTELILMSYLDAMVTMDSANMHLASLVNAPVISVWGATHPYCGFMGWKQSPMNAVQVDLPCRPCSVFGNKSCYRKDYACLNIITPDMVIKKIESIIF
- a CDS encoding GDSL-type esterase/lipase family protein — encoded protein: MKKTCFILIICLLFGANSFAQQGKYGTYYDQRATLFEKLPITSSDIVFLGNSLTDGCEWAELFGNSHIKNRGISGDVVLGIYDRINPILKGKPGKIFLLTGINDVSHDLTADSVLVMYKQLVSKIKSGSPKTKLYIQSLLPVNDEFTRFPKVHNKTQVILDINKGLKQLAKENGCIYIDIYSHLLAQGTQSLDKKYTNDGLHLLAPGYLVWKELLKPYIK
- a CDS encoding ATP-binding cassette domain-containing protein; its protein translation is MSIKLTNISKLYGNSEVLHNVSFEVRPGEIAAFLGPNGAGKSTCMKIITGWLTDFTGNVTVCGYDIRKDPIGAKRCIGYLPENNPLYPEMYVREYLEYVGQIYRVANLHGLVDEMIERVKLQEVRGKTIGTLSKGFRQRVGLAQALLHNPEVLILDEPSSGLDPNQLSEIHSLIKELGKEKTILFSSHSLQEVTDLCEHAIIINKGAIVADAQMSELTKEESLEDIFKRLTI